The sequence GAATGTTACACTAATTCGTTTCACATTAAGTCTTCGGAAGCGCACAATAGGTCGTGAAGGGCGAAACGACCCTCTGTTATGGCGAGTGTTGTGGCGTACCTCACATTATTGCACATGCTGTCACATGACCGAGCAGCGATGAACCGATAGAACAGCCAGTTGTACATGTCATTTTATGAGTTTTGCATAAGACATGATCCTCCTCGTTCCCCTTCCCAAACGACATGAAACGGATATTCTTCACCTAGATCTGATTATTGTTATTGTAAATGTTAATTTAGTGAAGAGATCGATGCTATGAAATGGGACAAATGCGATTGTAGTGCTTATCAGAGCGTGAATGCTGAATGCtgaatgtgatgatgattgattggaaAATATATAACAAGTAACAATGAATGACGGATGATGAACGATGTTTATGAGTTACGACAAGTGGATACAGAATGATGGTTGCGAAATAAGAAAGGATGACTTTGAAAACGGACCATGAAAAGATATGAAGCGTGAAATttcaacaaagagaaagaaaggaagatgaatgacaATGTTTAGAAGTTGTGCcaggatgaaggaagaacaagcCGGTTTTTATGattgatcgaatggattgtgaacttgaattgatgatgtaAGGGAATTTTGTAACATTTTAATGATCGGGAACAGGAAGATTTCGGAAGACACGATTGAAACCATTTGAGCTTGATGTGGTTGATAAAATCTGGGGGTCAGCGAAGGCTAATTGCTTCCCGCCCGATTTCGTGCTCCCGTAGCGTGCATAAGACCCCTAGAAGGTCATCAGCTGCACTATCCGGGAAAATGCTGCGCCCATCCATAGCTCACaaagatcgaagaagatcgTTTCCGCTCTGGGAGTTTCGTAAAGTGGTGCTAAAGGCTCGACAGGTCTGTCGAACCCGAGCGTGTTCCGCGGCAGAGAACTAGATTTTAGATTCGATGTAAGCTGGATTTAAGAAGCCAGATGTTTTCACGACTTACGTAGGATGAAATGAAAGCTACATGTAGGGCAGATTTTCGTCAGCTCGTTCCTATTTGATGGCAGTGTTTTGACTTACCAAGATGCGCTTTGCCAATGGATGATGTGGCGATTGCGACTAAACCTGGTGTTCTGCTGTCATTCAAAACCAAACAATTGTCAGTAGAAGTTCCCTCGTATCGTCATTATCGGAAGTACATACCCGTCATCATGCGCGCAGATTGCATTCGCATATTTGGGTACGTTTATTCGAAGATCTTCAGTCACAGCAATTTTTGCAAAATTGACTCCATGATGGGTGACAGCAACGGGCGGGTATGATGTCAGAATTGCGTCACATGTACGACGGTGGGTCTGAGGATAACCAATAAGTTTTGTTATGGCAAAACTGAAAATTGTCAAGAGAGTCAGCCCATAGTGGTGATCAGACAAATTGGACTTACTGTCCGAATTGATTATTGGCTACACGAGCAATGTCATCCAAGATCTTCCTCATGGTCAGCTGTATTGATTCATGGTAGGCGGTAGGAAGCAGCTCACTTCCTTGAAACACGGTTCCATTAGTTCTTGTGATCCAAATACTTCAAAAACCTGCTGGACAGCAATGGAGCCGTGCTGGagtcaaatcagctgattgttCCCTATCCTCTCCTTCGggttgactcacctcgttgaCACAGGCTAATTCGCACCAACGTCCAGACATCTCGTCGTTGATTCTGGGGGAATTTGTTAGCTCGTGAAGCAACGACTTAGACGAGAAGAGATTCACCTCTCAAAAATGCCAAATTGCTTTGCTTGTCTGCACAATTCAAGGTACTGCAACGATTGTACTCAGCCTGATTCCCATTGATTGATACTTAATCACGTACTTCTCTCCAAAGCCTTCTGGCACCGCTCCTCATAGAATCAAAGACTCCGAATTTGATCAAGGCTTCCGAGATAGGTTCCTGTGTGTTCTGATTAGTCATAGGGCCTTTTCGAAGCGAGCGCAAAGTCATTACCTCAAGCTCTTTGATCACAATGGCTTTGCACAAGACATGGGTACCAAATTTGTCGCTCGCAATACTCACCACGTCCTCCCTGAGAGACGATCAGCTGAACGACCGAGGCTTGAAGCATGGACTTACTGAATTTCTTTGATGAATGCTACCTTGTCCTCCGTATCTCCTTTTTCAAGCAATTGCTGGCAAAGATAGTTTCCGCAAGATGTGAAACAAAGTGCTTTAGCCCAGTCCAGGATCGACTGGACGAGGATGGCGCCGGAGCCCACTGTCCGAGGGATACCAAGACGAGTCTGTCGATATATTCAGCGTTCACTCGGTCTCTAGCGATTCAGGACGAGTAGGATGATTGACTTACGGACAGAGCGTTAACAGCAGCTTTTAATCCCGTACTGGACGTCCAAGATATGAGCATCGAGCCGAATCTAATGGCTATTGCTTACCTTTCAGAACTACCTTTGGGTATCCTGTGAGCAATGATCCAAACGATCGGTCTGATGAAATTGTCAGGTAGATTcgtgaagctgaaggtaCCTTGAAGTATAGGTTGGATGATATGTGCAGGAGCGATGTACGACGCTTTGTCAATCTAAGGGTACATAAGTTGTCAGGTTGATGTGACTCGAGAGAATCGACCCCAATTGCTTACATGATCATCCGGTCTACTGCTGAAACGCGTGGGGTCAAAACACAGTTCTGGATCTTCGAATCTCTGTAACCCAAGACCGGCCACCTGGCCGTACCCGGTGGTGATGAATGAAGGGTTGATGTTATCAAAGATCATGGAGGATCGAGAACTGATAGACGGGGATGTATAAGCTCTGGGATTATGGTTCTAGGTCGAAAAGATTGTCAGCAGAGGATTGTACGCAGCAGCTAAGAGGTTTCCGAGCAGGGGTGAATTGACTAGATAATACAAGTTGCTCACCGGATAAGAATTTCTCTCCCTCAATTTCTGATTCTCAAAGGTCAACTCCCTTATTTTGTCTTCGGCAATTGCGAGACGCTAAGCGCAAAACGTCCTATCAGTCAAATCTGCTTTGCGGAGAAGGGGTGACACGGATCTCACCTGTTCCAAAGAAACCTTGTTCtcatgttgatgttggtgttgaGTATGCTTCGCAGGGATGGGTGGACCCCAAGTGCCACTGTTAACTCCGGGCATAAAAGGTGATGCTAGAGCATGTGGAGTTATCTGGTTCCCATGAGAGGGGAGGTCACCGAGCTATGATAGTCCCCTTAGCTGCCTTCATTCGGAGCGCAGTATCGTTATATCACAAAGGGAGAGACGTACAACTTTTCGATGCTCGTTATACCCGATTGATGTGAGAGCCAATCCTTGACTTATTGCGCCGATATTGGAAGTAGACAGACTTCGGTATTTTTCAGACCATAAAGGTTGCTCATTTGGAGTAGCCACTACTGGACTTGCGTCACCCGATGGAGGTGTATTGCCAGGAGTAGTTTGGCGACTACGATGAAGTGTAGATGGTCCAGCAATAGTGGTGGAGGAGCTTTGAGGAGTAAACTGGGTCCagggagatgaagtgaatggCTGGAATGTCATCTTGCGTCGAGTGAGACAGCGCTAAGGATGAACGAGGAGGGTGAAGTCAAGTATGATGGAAAGTCTGATTGGTGCGAGAGAGTAGATGCGAGATACAAAAGATTGAGAATATGTGAATTTCCAATTTTGCAAGCTTTTCAATGGAGGAAGGataagaaggagaaaatTAATTGCCTTTGGGGAAAAGGGCAACGGTGGTACAAGCGAGATTATAATATGACTCAAAGCATTGGGGGAAGTCTGTCACGAGGTgtgatgaattggaatgcAGTGAGGTGAAGATCTATTGATCAGGCTCACTTTCTTACAATAAGAGGGggatgataaagatgaagatgaagagaaagagaaagaatgagattgagggcagaggatgagatgaagatgttatatatatagtaTAGTTGGTGGTCGCAATGCACACATATAATACATGGACAATTCAAAAAAACACACACACTCTTCCAACGTACTCTCTCAACCTAATTAGAAAAAGAACAGTCGCGAACTGGGGTCTCCACAGTCACGTGACTGGTGTCATCTGGGTGTCACGTGGGTGTATTTGATTCCATTGGACGAATTGTCAACTCTTATTATCAGGCTCACTGACTGAATTCGCTGTTTTCATAGCTTCATGTTGGATTGGTTTAAACTGCATGTAGTTGGAGAGTAATTCAAGGTCTGTTCACGAATCATCTTGaacgaggagaagagatatctCACATCATAAAGCCACATATACAAACAaacatcatctctctctcctgGACCTATAGAACTTCCACTCCAACCCTGCAGTAATCGCTCAAGATGGCCACAACACCTTCTATGGATGAATACCGACGTATGTTCCTGTCTCTCGAATCATTGTCCCGATAGGATTCATCGCTAATCTGTTTGGTATACTTATTCTATTTTGCCGTGATAACACTCTTGATCACCTCGCGATATCTTTTGGTCCCAAATACAATCGAATTGACCCTTCTTTTCCGATCAACCTTACCTCTACTCTCGTTCATCCTAATTAAACAATTGCAGAAATACTCAAATCACGAGATGAACATGTTCGAGAATCATGGATAAAAGCAATGGAAGCTAGATTGGTCAGAGAAGAATTACAAAAGTGCTACagaggagaaggtgtaaACCATTTACAAAACTGTAAAGTGTTGGCGGAGAAATATGCTGGTATGATTAGGGAtaacaaggtgagtatatctcGTATGGCTATCGAATTTCTAGTCCCCACTTCGTATTATCAGAGTGACTGTCATCGGTGGGGGCTAATCCATACACCGGTCGTACAGGTCAAGGGCTACAAGCAAATCGATACCGAGATGCCTTAATATCTCCATGTGGAGTCTGCTATGTATCTTACTTTGACAAACTTCAGCTGGCGTTTTGACGGCAGATGTCATTTTGACTACAGATGTCATTCAGTTGATTCGCTTGGCGATTTCCATACATTTTCACATCTACATACAACATCTTTTCCTGGTTCAGCTTGGAACCTTTTCCACTGTTTACTTCCGTCGACTCCCTTACATGTTTATAGATACATGACTCTCGGTCACTTTGGAACCTTCAATACCCCACTAACATAACTAACACTACTATCTTTTCCGTTTACACATTTACTACTCTGTTCGTATCTTACAAACGTGAAAGTAGGTTTTTGATCTTCCGGTTTATCATGATAAACGTGTTGAATGAGACCGAGTAAGACTGTGATTGGGTTTCGCCCACAAATGGTGTTCTGTAAGGAAAAACGTCAACTGGACTTCAgtcttttccccttctccacATCTGTCCGTTTGAAAAGGCAGAGACCAGTCCAGATACCATATCCTAAGCCTAACCACCGCCTGGACGAGAAATAAATGCTCACCTTCGTTTCATCCAAGTAAGCTTCCCATTTCTCCAAAGCAGCAAATTCAGCTGGATATCTTAATAAATCCATACCTTCATGATCCATATATTGTATACTTTTCCAAATGGGTACATCAGGATTAGATACTGCACTCGAGAACCTCTTTGTCAGTTCGGGAGGCTCAAAAGAAGCAGGTAGAGTTTCTTGAGTTACAGGAGGTACTGCATTGGGCGGAGGGGGAGCATTATGATAATATGGCGTGCATGAGAATCGTGTTCCCCTACATTCATTCGTTAGTCACACTGAGCTCTATGAGTGGGAACTGGTGAATACTTTGAACTTACCAGTGACAGAAATctgaagaaatgatgaaaaaggtttCTTCGTCTGACCAATATTGAGCGAGGACTTTACTCAATTCTTTTGATGTTTGGGCGTTTGGGTGTCCCACTAAGATTGGGACTAGGGTGAGATCTTTTCGGCTATGATGGGGAACGAGTCAGTGCGGTGTTATACCCTTCATTCCCACTATACTTTCACATGTTCTCGGACTCCGATGAGAAAGGGATGGTACTCATATGGTGGTGCACGCCTCTGAACACAGAAGGGATGGGTGCCAACTCACTCCTTGAAGATATGCCTAATATAGGGCAAGTGCATTTCCAGCGaatgttcatcttcatcaacagaATGTTTCATCTCAGAGAATATTCCGGTTTGCTTCAGAGATGCGATGGCTGATGTCGTGCAACTTATCAGTGCGCGTTTCTTTTCGATTCAAGGTATGCATTAGAATAGGGAAGGAGGTAAGAGTCTCCGTTTGTTCGAAGTTGGCAGTTTGTGGAATTACTAGGGATTGATGTGCGACTTACTATCTGTGTCAAGTGGAATATCGCCAAGAGGAGTTCCGTATGATCCAAAAGTGGATAGAGCTACTCCTggaagatatgaatgatgCGATGGACCAAGTAAGAAGATTCTTTTGCTATATCAATGAATTGCGAGTAAGCTCTCATACGGGTTCATCCTTCGATCATAGCCAATCAAACCCAGAAtagaatgatgaagaactTCTAAAAGTCGCTTGAGAGAGGTATACCAATGCTCAGGTATTCTGGTTATATGTTGATTGAACTTTCCCTTCTACCCCTATCAATTGTCACCTTACGCCAAACAAAGAGTAACTCACATCTTATCAGTTGGAATAGATGCATAAGCCCAAGCTGCGGCCGGACCACTATAGCTATATCCAGCATGAGGGGCTATGACTGCTTTTGCGTTCTGTTCAGGAGGGTTGAAGGCCAAGTCAGGTAAAGGGGTTACTTTCGATAAATTTGATTTCAATTGTGAGGATAATTCGGTCGCTATGATTTGTACAGCACAAGATCTGTTCAGCTTGAATCCATCCTTATATTCCCACGatatctgaagatgatgtttgTATAGCTCCCGACTACGTGACGATATTTGGACACGAGGGAAGCGCATTCGGTCATCAATAGGTAAGAAGATATCCTCGACGTACCTTTAGCCGAATACCAACTTCCCGCATGAGTAGCTTCTCGAACTCTATACCCACAAGTCAACTGACTGTGATTTGAACCCCTGCCTGAAACTCATACTCACGAGTGTGACATCTTTCTTGAGCGTGGATCACCTATACTGGGTTGTTTCATGCGATTGAGTATCACATGAAGAATGAAATTCGCAGCCTCCATGCATGATGACTCCCTCATCCCGCATTAAATTCTAGGTGGACTAGCAAACATCGGGGTCTCCACACGTAATGACGTTGACGTTTTTGCCGCCTCGCATGGTTAGTTTCAAAACCtaagacgaagaagaagagtctGATGCTGGATACATGAACAGAGTGTTACACTCGATGCCTCAACAGTCTGATAGAAGACACAGTGacaaaagaaggatgagCGGATGCGTCTGTTTGGCAATTTTATAGACATGTCGCACAGATGACTTAGGTAAAACTCACAAGGATGACTACATCGAGAAAGCCACGATCATGAGCTACAAAACGTCATGAGACTATAAAAGGAATATATACAAgacttgttcttctgacTAACGATTCTTTTCAGTAGAGTTTACTCTAAGTAGATCGCTCAACTTTGATTGCTTGAGGGacatcattcaattccattCCAATTTTAACGCATCCCAGATAATCCCCCTCCATCTATGGTTTTGGGTGAGAGTCCTGCACAGGATCGATCAGCAAATACGTTATGGGAGAGCAAACGAATATATGAACAACTCACAGATCCAATCGGTTCGCTTTATCAGTCAAGAAATATTCACTAGGAACAGTAAATCTCGTTGCGTAGTAACCTCCAGCAACAGTTGCACTCCTATACAGAGCACCATCCGTTGCGTTCTCACTACTTATCGTCCCCACGAGGAATTGATTCATACTAACGTTTAATCCTGTGGGAGTAACCTCTGGATAAGTGTATGAATCCTTCCCTAGTCCATATCCATTTTGACTTGTATATCCAGCAAAAGATAAAGTCAATGTAGCAGTCTGATTTGTtttggttgattgatcaaatatGACAGTCCAATTACCTTGAGCAGATTGAGCGAAATACCAATCTTCTGTTTTACTTTCCCCAATTGAATAAATAAGATTTGCAGGTGTTTTATCACTTAATCCATGTTCTAAAGGTACGCCACCATATTTAAGTCCTAATGTCTTCTTATCAAAATCACCTATACGCCATTCAATCTCACGTTTTGGTATAATCCAATCGATAGTTCCTAAATCTTTCGTTTGTCCTCTAGTATTATTGAAGGTGATTACTGTAGTTTCGTTATAGATattatcaacatcagatATTTTGCCACCATTTGACCAAGCTATCAAACGAtaatctttttcttttctaacATTTTCAAAAGTAAAATGACCTTGATCGTCTGCGTATGTAGTGTATTGATATGTTTGACCTTGATTGTTCGTTtcatatccattttcatcaccCAGGAAAACAGCTGCTCCTGAAGCATCTCTACCGTCCGATAAGACAAGTTTACCGTTGACATTACCTCTGTTTTGATAATTCGTATCACCGAGCCATTTATATGGCCAAGCATCGCTTTCTTGTTTAGATCTAGCTTTGGCGTTTTCGAGATCACCATCATTGATGTAGAGTAACCATGGTCCCCACATCTTTCCTCGTGGAATCACGTGTCCGAATTCGGAGTTGTAGTGTGAGCCTGGTAGGAGGGTGCTGAGCGAAATTCGCAGTAAGATACGATAATACTTAACTGTCAAACTTACCATGATACATGTGTAATAAAACTACATCATCCGTTGCACTTTCTCTGTGTAACATCAACTCCTGTTTTAAATGATCACCAATATAGTAATCT comes from Kwoniella shivajii chromosome 9, complete sequence and encodes:
- a CDS encoding AmmeMemoRadiSam system protein B, whose amino-acid sequence is MKQPSIGDPRSRKMSHSVREATHAGSWYSAKATELSSQLKSNLSKVTPLPDLAFNPPEQNAKAVIAPHAGYSYSGPAAAWAYASIPTDKIKRIFLLGPSHHSYLPGVALSTFGSYGTPLGDIPLDTDTIASLKQTGIFSEMKHSVDEDEHSLEMHLPYIRHIFKDRKDLTLVPILVGHPNAQTSKELSKVLAQYWSDEETFFIISSDFCHWGTRFSCTPYYHNAPPPPNAVPPVTQETLPASFEPPELTKRFSSAVSNPDVPIWKSIQYMDHEGMDLLRYPAEFAALEKWEAYLDETKNTICGRNPITVLLGLIQHVYHDKPEDQKPTFTFVRYEQSSKCVNGKDSSVSYVSGVLKVPK